From Styela clava chromosome 6, kaStyClav1.hap1.2, whole genome shotgun sequence, one genomic window encodes:
- the LOC120330799 gene encoding ATPase WRNIP1-like, with product MPSHSVECPICFQNFSSDFIEAHAQRCKGGMKPRCHSNDDDMPSAKKAKISSPKPTQSFFNFKQNSKSSMNNGSINAKNGDEKTKRSHIFHDDPPMTKRTSKKPSDMHSVPLAERSRPSTTDEYIGQEKVLGKGCVLNELLRNNTIPSMILWGPPGCGKTSLAHVIATKAKNTPNSSIRFVKMSATNSGKADVTAMVKTAKNDQQMFKRKTVLFIDEIHRFNKMQQDTFLPHVEDGTIVLIGATTENPSFSLNSALLSRCRVIILEKLSIKEIKTILMRALRKFEKDVRVITTPGEGSSLKAESSSCEIISSPDCEIVEENITESKITISEEVIKFLASICDGDARTALSGLQLAIQAARSAIVNENNNTYQIDIEMIKKSLHRSHVSYDRTGDQHYEMISAFQKSIRGSDDNATLYWLARMLEGGEDPKFIARRLIRIASEDIGLGDSTALNLAISAQQACQFIGMPECDVVLAHCAVYMARAPKSVEVYMAYNRAKEKIKYHEGPLPGVPLHLRNASTKLMKELGYGKGYQYKPPDDNSQTYLPDSMLGCNFFDGTLPSL from the exons ATGCCATCTCACAGTGTTGAATGTCCAATTTGCTTCCAGAATTTCTCTTCTGATTTTATTGAAGCACATGCACAACGATGCAAAGGTGGTATGAAGCCTAGATGTCATTCAAATGATGATGATATGCCTTCAGCTAAAAAAGCTAAAATTTCTTCGCCAAAGCCTACCcaaagttttttcaattttaaacagAATTCCAAGTCATCAATGAACAATGGGTCAATAAATGCTAAAAATGGAGATGAGAAAACAAAAAGAAGTCATATATTTCACGATGATCCTCCTATGACAAAGCGCACCTCTAAGAAGCCCAGTGATATGCATAGTGTTCCTCTTGCAGAACGCAGTAGACCCTCAACAACAGATGAATATATAGGACAAGAAAAAGTGCTAGGAAAGGGATGTGTACTAAATGAATTACTACGCAACAACACTATCCCATCCATGATACTTTGGGGTCCACCTGGATGTGGAAAAACATCTCTCGCTCATGTCATCGCGACGAAAGCAAAGAATACACCAAATAGTTCCATAAGATTTGTGAAAATGTCAGCCACCAATTCTGGAAAAGCAGATGTGACT GCAATGGTGAAAACAGCTAAAAACGATCAACAGATGTTCAAGCGCAAGACAGTACTTTTTATTGATGAGATCCATAGATTTAATAAAATGCAGCAAGATACATTTTTACCACATGTCGAAGATGGTACAATAGTATTGATTGGTGCGACAACAGAAAATCCATCTTTTTCTTTGAACTCAGCACTGTTGAGCAGATGCCGAGTCATAATATTGGAAAAACTGAgcataaaagaaataaaaactataCTTATGAGAGCtttgagaaagtttgaaaaAGATGTGAGAGTCATAACAACTCCAGGTGAGGGTTCATCTCTGAAAGCAGAATCAAGCTCGTGCGAGATTATTTCCTCTCCTGATTGTGAAATTGTTGAGGAGAATATTACTGAatcaaaaataacaatttctGAGGAAGTCATTAAGTTTCTTGCCAGTATATGTGATGGGGATGCTAGAACTGCATTGAGTGGTTTACAACTGGCTATTCAAGCTGCTCGGTCAGCTATTGTCAATGAAAATAATAACACTTACCAGATCGATATTGAAATGATTAAAAAGAGCTTGCATCGAAGTCACGTTTCGTATGATAGAACAG GGGATCAACATTATGAAATGATATCCGCTTTTCAAAAATCAATACGAGGATCTGATGATAATGCAACTTTATATTGGCTAGCAAGAATGCTTGAAGGTGGAGAAGATCCTAAGTTTATTGCAAGACGTTTAATACGAATTGCTAGTGAGGATATTG gTCTTGGAGATTCTACTGCGTTAAATCTGGCTATATCTGCTCAACAAGCATGCCAATTCATAGGGATGCCAGAATGTGAT gttgtgttaGCACATTGTGCTGTGTACATGGCAAGGGCACCAAAGTCTGTGGAAGTTTATATGGCCTATAACAGagcaaaagaaaaaattaaataccaTGAAGGTCCTTTACCTGGG GTTCCACTCCATCTTAGGAATGCATCAACAAAGTTAATGAAAGAACTTGGTTATGGAAAAGGCTATCAATACAAGCCGCCTGATGATAACAGTCAAACATATCTTCCAGACTCAATGCTTGGTTGTAATTTTTTCGATGGCACACTTCCATCTTTGTGA
- the LOC120330800 gene encoding tRNA-splicing endonuclease subunit Sen34-like, producing MEEGDQIVIDQCENNFMVWKASHILELRKTYRIVGTCIGSLPWKPRQNVQNSIPLQLSKFEATYLISRNIAVLRNSNHYPKDLFSDERRVEMNQQRSVQRKAQIQVLQKQKSEELDALSGSILQGKIAKRIKLSSQSDKVEDENFETFKQSELNKTSLLNDDQMWVKMNVKSTLTTFLPTSEDVKSNLNDNESLQFDVFCDLHDQGFFVANGNKFGGHFLVYPDDPVSYHSFYIAFCVQRYKKMSGNEYSALGRLASSVKKTLLICSKSEGGHIEYLSMSWTGIAP from the coding sequence ATGGAAGAAGGTGACCAAATTGTGATTGATCAATGCGAAAACAATTTTATGGTATGGAAAGCATCCCATATCTTGGAACTTCGCAAAACATATCGGATTGTTGGAACTTGCATTGGAAGTTTGCCTTGGAAACCAAGACAAAATGTTCAAAACAGTATCCCATTACAACTGAGCAAATTTGAGGCAACCTATTTGATTAGTCGAAACATCGCTGTGTTACGTAATTCAAACCATTATCCAAAAGACTTATTTTCGGATGAGAGGAGAGTGGAAATGAACCAACAGCGTTCGGTACAAAGAAAAGCACAAATACAGGTGCTGCAAAAACAGAAATCAGAAGAGTTAGATGCATTGTCAGGCTCAATATTACAAGGAAAAATTGCGAAACGGATTAAATTAAGCTCACAATCTGACAAGGTTGAAGATGAAAACTTCGAAACATTCAAACAATCAGAGTTAAATAAAACAAGTCTTTTGAATGATGACCAAATGTGGGTCAAAATGAATGTGAAAAGTACACTGACAACATTTTTACCAACATCTGAAGATGTTAAATCTAATTTAAATGACAATGAATCATTACAGTTTGATGTGTTCTGTGATCTACATGATCAGGGATTCTTTGTGGCCAATGGGAATAAATTCGGAGGGCATTTTCTTGTATATCCTGACGATCCTGTTTCATATCATTCATTTTATATCGCATTCTGTGTTCAACGGTATAAAAAAATGTCTGGAAATGAATATTCAGCATTAGGAAGACTCGCAAGTTCAGTTAAAAAGACATTACTAATATGTTCAAAATCTGAAGGTGGACATATAGAATATTTATCCATGTCTTGGACAGGAATTGCACCGTAA